AGCAGGCGTTGAAGCCGATCTTCCTCACCGGCAAGGACATGGTCGAGTTCCTCGAGGATGACGACAAGCAGAATGCCACGCTGATGAACGCGGCGGGCTTCGTCGCGAAATAGCGGTCGCGGTTTGCTTGCCTTCGGGCCGGAATTGGCTTGCAAGCGGCCGCGGCGCAGTGATTATTGCGCCGCAGTATGGCCGAACGTCCGGCGAGCCCGATCGGGCTGGGTTACCCCTCCGTCGCCGTTGCGGGACCGCAAGGAGCGATCATGAGCAAAGCCGTTCTCGGTATCATCGGCGGATCCGGCATCTACGATCTGCCGGGCCTGGAAAACGTCCGCGAGGAGGCGATCGCGAGTCCCTGGGGCGAGCCCTCGGCGCCGCTGCGTCGAGGCGAGATGGCGGGATTGCCGATCGTGTTCTTGCCGCGACACGGCCCCGGACATGCGCTGTCGCCGTCCGACATCAATTATCGCGCCAATATCGACGTCCTGAAGCGGGCAGGGGTCACCGACCTGGTGGCGCTGTCCGCCTGCGGCTCGTTCAAGGAAGAGCTGCCGCCGGGCACCTTCGTGCTGGTCGACCAGTTCGTCGATCGTACTTACAAGCGCGAGAGCTCGTTCTTCGGCAAGGGCTGCGTCGCGCATGTGTCGATGGCGCATCCGGTGTCGCCGCTGCTGGCGAAGCACCTTGCTGCCGCGGCCGAGGCCGAGCGCATCGCGTTCGCGCGCGGCGGCACTTATCTGTGCATGGAAGGGCCGCAATTCTCCTCGCTCGCCGAAAGCCTGACCTACAAGGCGCAGGGCTATTCGGTGATCGGCATGACCAACATGCCGGAAGCCAAGCTCGCCCGCGAGGCCGAGATCTGCTACGCCAGCGTCGCGATGGTCACCGATTTCGATTGCTGGCATCCGGCGCATGATGCCGTGACGGTACAGGATATCATCCGCGTGCTGAATTCGAACGCCGAGAAGGCCAAGGCGCTGGTGGCGCGCCTGGCGCGGGATTTCCCGCGCGAGCACGAGCCCTGTCCGATCGGCTCGGATCGCGCGCTGGACACCGCCCTGATCACGGCGCCCACGGCGCGCGATCCGCAGTTGCTTGCCAAGCTCAATGCCGTCGCCGGAAGGGTACTACGCGCATGAAAGTCGATGGCCGCCATTTCCGCAGCATCTGGCTCGAGCCCGACGGCTGGTCGGTCGGTGCGATCGATCAGCGCCGGCTGCCGCATGAATTCATCATTGCGAAGATCACGACGGCGGATGAGGCCGGCGAGGCGATCAGCTCGATGCTGGTCCGCGGCGCGCCGCTGATCGGCGCCACCGCAGCCTACGGCATGGCGCTTGCGATGCGCGCCGATGCCTCCGATGCGGCGCTGGATCGCGCCGGCAGGATGTTGGCGGCGACCCGGCCGACCGCGATCAATCTGAAGTGGGCGATCGATCAGATGCAGCGCACGCTCGCACCGCTCGCAGTTTCAGCCCGTGCTGATGCGGCCTATGCCCGCGCCCGCGAGATCGCCGACGAGGATGTCGAGATCAACCGCGAGATCGGCAGCCACGGTCTCGGCCTGATCGAAAAAATCGCCGCGACCAAGAAGCCGGGCGAGCCGGTGAATGTGCTGACGCATTGCAATGCCGGCTGGCTTGCAACCGTCGATTGGGGAACGGCGACCTCACCAATCTACCAGGCGCATGATCGCGGCATTGCGGTCCATGTGTGGGTCGACGAAACCCGGCCGCGCAATCAGGGCGCTTCGCTCACCGCCTGGGAACTCGGCCATCACGGCGTGCCGCACACCGTGATCCCCGATAACACCGGCGGCCATCTGATGCAGCATCGCATGGTCGATCTCGCGATCGTTGGCACCGACCGCGTCGCCGCCAATGGCGACGTCTGCAACAAGATCGGGACCTATCTGAAAGCGCTCGCCGCCCACGACAACGGCGTGCCGTTCTACGTTGCGCTGCCGTCGCCGACCATCGACTTTAGTATCGATGACGGCGTCAGGCAGATTCCGATCGAGCAGCGCGCCGCTAGCGAAGTGACGCACCTCACCGGGCGCACCGCGGACGGGCGG
This Bradyrhizobium sp. CCBAU 53421 DNA region includes the following protein-coding sequences:
- a CDS encoding S-methyl-5'-thioadenosine phosphorylase, which encodes MSKAVLGIIGGSGIYDLPGLENVREEAIASPWGEPSAPLRRGEMAGLPIVFLPRHGPGHALSPSDINYRANIDVLKRAGVTDLVALSACGSFKEELPPGTFVLVDQFVDRTYKRESSFFGKGCVAHVSMAHPVSPLLAKHLAAAAEAERIAFARGGTYLCMEGPQFSSLAESLTYKAQGYSVIGMTNMPEAKLAREAEICYASVAMVTDFDCWHPAHDAVTVQDIIRVLNSNAEKAKALVARLARDFPREHEPCPIGSDRALDTALITAPTARDPQLLAKLNAVAGRVLRA
- the mtnA gene encoding S-methyl-5-thioribose-1-phosphate isomerase, which encodes MKVDGRHFRSIWLEPDGWSVGAIDQRRLPHEFIIAKITTADEAGEAISSMLVRGAPLIGATAAYGMALAMRADASDAALDRAGRMLAATRPTAINLKWAIDQMQRTLAPLAVSARADAAYARAREIADEDVEINREIGSHGLGLIEKIAATKKPGEPVNVLTHCNAGWLATVDWGTATSPIYQAHDRGIAVHVWVDETRPRNQGASLTAWELGHHGVPHTVIPDNTGGHLMQHRMVDLAIVGTDRVAANGDVCNKIGTYLKALAAHDNGVPFYVALPSPTIDFSIDDGVRQIPIEQRAASEVTHLTGRTADGRIETVRVVPDGSTVANFGFDVTPARLVTGLITERGVLGADRAALASAFPERSGR